One window of Dromaius novaehollandiae isolate bDroNov1 chromosome 20, bDroNov1.hap1, whole genome shotgun sequence genomic DNA carries:
- the TRAF2 gene encoding TNF receptor-associated factor 2 isoform X1, which translates to MGDFNETCSPCPGFNSEVNCAFEIQPQFLAPMAAANSTPPGSLDLNQPGFAKEILGTKLEVKYLCSECKNILRRPFQAQCGHRYCSYCLKKIISSGPQKCAICIQEGIYEEGISILETSSAFPDNAARREVESLPAICINDGCTWKGTIKEYESCHEGNCLFMLVECQACKGMIKLNEKERHSERECPERNLNCKYCKSLFYFPDIKAHDEVCPKFPLTCEGCGKKKIPREKFQDHVKTCGKCKVPCRFQVVGCAEMVENEKLSEHESKYLEEHLYMLQSFVLSLKTASGGLKHHPALSSSQSNSPLLAANALCSEPELSKSLELLGRCEALERKTVTFENIVCVLNREVERVSLTAEAYSRQHRLDQEKIETLSNKVRQLERSIGLKDLAMAEMEEKIRNLEASTYDGVFIWKITEFARKRQEAITGRSPAIFSPAFYTSKYGYKMCLRVYLNGDGTGRGTHLSLFFVVMKGPNDALLRWPFNQKVTLMLLDQNNREHIIDAFRPDVTSSSFQRPITEMNIASGCPLFCPVSMMEAKNSYVRDDAIFIKAIVDLTGL; encoded by the exons ATGGGAGATTTTAATGAGACCTGCTCACCCTGTCCTGGATTTAATTCTGAAGTTAACTGT gcttttgAGATACAGCCACAATTTTTGGCTCCCATGGCAGCAGCAAACTCTACTCCGCCTGGCTCTTTGGATCTAAACCAGCCTGGATTTGCGAAGGAGATACTGGGCACTAAATTGGAGGTCAAATACCTCTGTTCAGAGTGCAAGAATATATTGAGGAGGCCATTTCAAGCTCAGTGTGGACATCGCTACTGTTCCTATTGTCTGAAGAAAATTATAAG TTCTGGACCTCAAAAGTGTGCCATCTGTATTCAGGAGGGAATATATGAAGAAGGAATTTCTATTTTAGAAACAAGCTCA gcTTTCCCAGACAATGCAGCTCGTCGGGAGGTAGAAAGTCTGCCTGCCATCTGTATTAACGATGGCTGCACTTGGAAGGGGACTATTAAAGAGTATGAG AGCTGCCATGAAGGGAACTGCCTGTTCATGCTGGTTGAGTGCCAGGCATGTAAGGGAATGATCAAACTGAATGAAAAGGAACGCCATTCTGAGCGCGAGTGCCCCGAGAGAAACCTCAACTGCAAATACTGCAAATCGCTTTTCTACTTTCCTGATATTAAG GCTCACGATGAAGTCTGCCCTAAATTTCCATTGACTTGCGAAGGCTGTGGGAAAAAGAAGATTCCACGAGAGAAG tTTCAGGACCATGTGAAGACTTGTGGCAAATGTAAAGTGCCCTGCAGATTTCAGGTTGTCGGATGTGCTGAGATG GTGGAAAATGAAAAGCTATCAGAACATGAAAGCAAGTACTTGGAGGAGCATCTGTATATGCTGCAGAGTTTTGTGCTGAGCCTCAAGACTGCATCTGGAGGCCTAAAGCATCATCCTGCCCTTTCCTCATCACAAAGCAACTCCCCACTACTGGCAGCAAATGCTCTGTGCTCTGAGCCAGAGCTCTCCAAGTCTCTGGAGCTCCTAGGAAGGTGTGAGGCCCTCGAGAGGAAAACGGTGACCTTTGAGAACATTGTCTGCGTGCTCAATCGAGAGGTGGAAAGAGTATCTCTAACAGCTGAAGCATATAGTCGGCAACATCGACTAGACCAGGAGAAAATCGAAACACTGAGTAACAAG GTTCGGCAGCTGGAAAGGAGCATTGGACTCAAAGATCTGGCCATGGCCGAGATGGAGGAAAAGATCCGCAACCTGGAAGCTTCCACCTACGATGGTGTTTTCATCTGGAAGATAACGGAATTTGCCAGGAAACGTCAGGAGGCGATAACAGGCCGCTCTCCCGCTATCTTCTCTCCAG CTTTCTACACAAGCAAGTATGGCTACAAGATGTGTCTGCGTGTTTATCTGAATGGGGACGGCACCGGGCGTGGGACCCATCTGTCTCTCTTCTTTGTGGTAATGAAAGGCCCCAATGATGCACTTCTGCGATGGCCCTTCAACCAGAAG GTGACCCTGATGCTTTTGGATCAGAACAACCGAGAGCACATTATCGATGCCTTCCGACCTGATGTGACATCCTCCTCCTTCCAGCGACCCATCACTGAAATGAACATTGCCAGTGGCTGCCCGCTCTTCTGCCCCGTCTCCATGATGGAAGCCAAGAATTCCTACGTACGTGATGACGCCATCTTTATTAAAGCCATTGTAGATCTCACGGGCCTCTAA
- the TRAF2 gene encoding TNF receptor-associated factor 2 isoform X4: MGDFNETCSPCPGFNSEVNCAFEIQPQFLAPMAAANSTPPGSLDLNQPGFAKEILGTKLEVKYLCSECKNILRRPFQAQCGHRYCSYCLKKIISSGPQKCAICIQEGIYEEGISILETSSAFPDNAARREVESLPAICINDGCTWKGTIKEYEAHDEVCPKFPLTCEGCGKKKIPREKFQDHVKTCGKCKVPCRFQVVGCAEMVENEKLSEHESKYLEEHLYMLQSFVLSLKTASGGLKHHPALSSSQSNSPLLAANALCSEPELSKSLELLGRCEALERKTVTFENIVCVLNREVERVSLTAEAYSRQHRLDQEKIETLSNKVRQLERSIGLKDLAMAEMEEKIRNLEASTYDGVFIWKITEFARKRQEAITGRSPAIFSPAFYTSKYGYKMCLRVYLNGDGTGRGTHLSLFFVVMKGPNDALLRWPFNQKVTLMLLDQNNREHIIDAFRPDVTSSSFQRPITEMNIASGCPLFCPVSMMEAKNSYVRDDAIFIKAIVDLTGL; encoded by the exons ATGGGAGATTTTAATGAGACCTGCTCACCCTGTCCTGGATTTAATTCTGAAGTTAACTGT gcttttgAGATACAGCCACAATTTTTGGCTCCCATGGCAGCAGCAAACTCTACTCCGCCTGGCTCTTTGGATCTAAACCAGCCTGGATTTGCGAAGGAGATACTGGGCACTAAATTGGAGGTCAAATACCTCTGTTCAGAGTGCAAGAATATATTGAGGAGGCCATTTCAAGCTCAGTGTGGACATCGCTACTGTTCCTATTGTCTGAAGAAAATTATAAG TTCTGGACCTCAAAAGTGTGCCATCTGTATTCAGGAGGGAATATATGAAGAAGGAATTTCTATTTTAGAAACAAGCTCA gcTTTCCCAGACAATGCAGCTCGTCGGGAGGTAGAAAGTCTGCCTGCCATCTGTATTAACGATGGCTGCACTTGGAAGGGGACTATTAAAGAGTATGAG GCTCACGATGAAGTCTGCCCTAAATTTCCATTGACTTGCGAAGGCTGTGGGAAAAAGAAGATTCCACGAGAGAAG tTTCAGGACCATGTGAAGACTTGTGGCAAATGTAAAGTGCCCTGCAGATTTCAGGTTGTCGGATGTGCTGAGATG GTGGAAAATGAAAAGCTATCAGAACATGAAAGCAAGTACTTGGAGGAGCATCTGTATATGCTGCAGAGTTTTGTGCTGAGCCTCAAGACTGCATCTGGAGGCCTAAAGCATCATCCTGCCCTTTCCTCATCACAAAGCAACTCCCCACTACTGGCAGCAAATGCTCTGTGCTCTGAGCCAGAGCTCTCCAAGTCTCTGGAGCTCCTAGGAAGGTGTGAGGCCCTCGAGAGGAAAACGGTGACCTTTGAGAACATTGTCTGCGTGCTCAATCGAGAGGTGGAAAGAGTATCTCTAACAGCTGAAGCATATAGTCGGCAACATCGACTAGACCAGGAGAAAATCGAAACACTGAGTAACAAG GTTCGGCAGCTGGAAAGGAGCATTGGACTCAAAGATCTGGCCATGGCCGAGATGGAGGAAAAGATCCGCAACCTGGAAGCTTCCACCTACGATGGTGTTTTCATCTGGAAGATAACGGAATTTGCCAGGAAACGTCAGGAGGCGATAACAGGCCGCTCTCCCGCTATCTTCTCTCCAG CTTTCTACACAAGCAAGTATGGCTACAAGATGTGTCTGCGTGTTTATCTGAATGGGGACGGCACCGGGCGTGGGACCCATCTGTCTCTCTTCTTTGTGGTAATGAAAGGCCCCAATGATGCACTTCTGCGATGGCCCTTCAACCAGAAG GTGACCCTGATGCTTTTGGATCAGAACAACCGAGAGCACATTATCGATGCCTTCCGACCTGATGTGACATCCTCCTCCTTCCAGCGACCCATCACTGAAATGAACATTGCCAGTGGCTGCCCGCTCTTCTGCCCCGTCTCCATGATGGAAGCCAAGAATTCCTACGTACGTGATGACGCCATCTTTATTAAAGCCATTGTAGATCTCACGGGCCTCTAA
- the TRAF2 gene encoding TNF receptor-associated factor 2 isoform X2 — MLRADPLGWDERQTASLCAQAFEIQPQFLAPMAAANSTPPGSLDLNQPGFAKEILGTKLEVKYLCSECKNILRRPFQAQCGHRYCSYCLKKIISSGPQKCAICIQEGIYEEGISILETSSAFPDNAARREVESLPAICINDGCTWKGTIKEYESCHEGNCLFMLVECQACKGMIKLNEKERHSERECPERNLNCKYCKSLFYFPDIKAHDEVCPKFPLTCEGCGKKKIPREKFQDHVKTCGKCKVPCRFQVVGCAEMVENEKLSEHESKYLEEHLYMLQSFVLSLKTASGGLKHHPALSSSQSNSPLLAANALCSEPELSKSLELLGRCEALERKTVTFENIVCVLNREVERVSLTAEAYSRQHRLDQEKIETLSNKVRQLERSIGLKDLAMAEMEEKIRNLEASTYDGVFIWKITEFARKRQEAITGRSPAIFSPAFYTSKYGYKMCLRVYLNGDGTGRGTHLSLFFVVMKGPNDALLRWPFNQKVTLMLLDQNNREHIIDAFRPDVTSSSFQRPITEMNIASGCPLFCPVSMMEAKNSYVRDDAIFIKAIVDLTGL; from the exons ATGCTGCGAGCTGACCCTCTCGGCTGGGATGAACGGCAGACAGCGTCACTTTGTGCACAG gcttttgAGATACAGCCACAATTTTTGGCTCCCATGGCAGCAGCAAACTCTACTCCGCCTGGCTCTTTGGATCTAAACCAGCCTGGATTTGCGAAGGAGATACTGGGCACTAAATTGGAGGTCAAATACCTCTGTTCAGAGTGCAAGAATATATTGAGGAGGCCATTTCAAGCTCAGTGTGGACATCGCTACTGTTCCTATTGTCTGAAGAAAATTATAAG TTCTGGACCTCAAAAGTGTGCCATCTGTATTCAGGAGGGAATATATGAAGAAGGAATTTCTATTTTAGAAACAAGCTCA gcTTTCCCAGACAATGCAGCTCGTCGGGAGGTAGAAAGTCTGCCTGCCATCTGTATTAACGATGGCTGCACTTGGAAGGGGACTATTAAAGAGTATGAG AGCTGCCATGAAGGGAACTGCCTGTTCATGCTGGTTGAGTGCCAGGCATGTAAGGGAATGATCAAACTGAATGAAAAGGAACGCCATTCTGAGCGCGAGTGCCCCGAGAGAAACCTCAACTGCAAATACTGCAAATCGCTTTTCTACTTTCCTGATATTAAG GCTCACGATGAAGTCTGCCCTAAATTTCCATTGACTTGCGAAGGCTGTGGGAAAAAGAAGATTCCACGAGAGAAG tTTCAGGACCATGTGAAGACTTGTGGCAAATGTAAAGTGCCCTGCAGATTTCAGGTTGTCGGATGTGCTGAGATG GTGGAAAATGAAAAGCTATCAGAACATGAAAGCAAGTACTTGGAGGAGCATCTGTATATGCTGCAGAGTTTTGTGCTGAGCCTCAAGACTGCATCTGGAGGCCTAAAGCATCATCCTGCCCTTTCCTCATCACAAAGCAACTCCCCACTACTGGCAGCAAATGCTCTGTGCTCTGAGCCAGAGCTCTCCAAGTCTCTGGAGCTCCTAGGAAGGTGTGAGGCCCTCGAGAGGAAAACGGTGACCTTTGAGAACATTGTCTGCGTGCTCAATCGAGAGGTGGAAAGAGTATCTCTAACAGCTGAAGCATATAGTCGGCAACATCGACTAGACCAGGAGAAAATCGAAACACTGAGTAACAAG GTTCGGCAGCTGGAAAGGAGCATTGGACTCAAAGATCTGGCCATGGCCGAGATGGAGGAAAAGATCCGCAACCTGGAAGCTTCCACCTACGATGGTGTTTTCATCTGGAAGATAACGGAATTTGCCAGGAAACGTCAGGAGGCGATAACAGGCCGCTCTCCCGCTATCTTCTCTCCAG CTTTCTACACAAGCAAGTATGGCTACAAGATGTGTCTGCGTGTTTATCTGAATGGGGACGGCACCGGGCGTGGGACCCATCTGTCTCTCTTCTTTGTGGTAATGAAAGGCCCCAATGATGCACTTCTGCGATGGCCCTTCAACCAGAAG GTGACCCTGATGCTTTTGGATCAGAACAACCGAGAGCACATTATCGATGCCTTCCGACCTGATGTGACATCCTCCTCCTTCCAGCGACCCATCACTGAAATGAACATTGCCAGTGGCTGCCCGCTCTTCTGCCCCGTCTCCATGATGGAAGCCAAGAATTCCTACGTACGTGATGACGCCATCTTTATTAAAGCCATTGTAGATCTCACGGGCCTCTAA
- the MAMDC4 gene encoding apical endosomal glycoprotein: protein MSGRTVLLVLTLLGRAALSDASTVVNSCSSSAEQLCDFVCDCGDCSDENQCGYLGTSLVLGTPFTCDFEEGDCGWRDVSASAYRWVLGRASLAAWGTGPHSDHTVGTDLGWFMAAADPPGKTSPTAWLRSPVMREAAATCEIRAWYHLSGSGLNRTEQPVLRLALEAGDETVELWQSPEQGGEGWHELVAYPGRTAGSFQLTFSVTPSPAREAQLALDDITFRNCGLPQQLAGQVCEAEESACQRGSCVASDRFCDGTDDCGDGSDEAAPQCESFTACTFEQGLCLWEAEAGPAAWERNASVNLGAAYGLPARDHSNGSREGCFLHVGGVAGGVARLSSPDFQATNSCSLALYCHLHGSAASNLSIYYVTASAKVLLRERTGELGASWVRERVEFDVPETFKVLIEGVAGGTGTVALDDMILSPGCKQEQEKPQIALPDRDAAGPCGAEEFACDSGQCIGAELACDFAEGCADGSDEKRCGATTFEEGAGGWHDLSVGQLRWGVQTATASTGSTLGEAGAFLALQSGAGQTLTAAKARTPPLGPSGPACTMEMSYRISSDHQGFLAVRVADHGTGTTQLAWEARGHGSTAWQHTSIPLGERARPFQVELLGQVNPHEAASVAIDNVTFVHCDPSVAPPQAAEVSCNFETDTCGWYQDQRSDFRWVRGAGQGQGPDHTTGSGYFLAMDPAAPGSHGQQTQLITSYQEPATTASCLSFWYRLAGPQIGTLSLKLKHEEEEETVLWTKRGAQGSVWHRGFATLSPEGQRKYRLAFEALRDGFVGDVGLDDVTLRAGSCGAQRSCSFEAGTCGLAASGELTWLRQSNSTGATAGPSADHTTSTAAGHYMLVNTSKGSLPAGRVAVLTSELYEPSAQTQCLTFWYQLSGATPGSLSVFVEESGMQRRKLFAVSAMQGSAWHHGQVTIQADEDWRAIFEAAGGGGDHAYIALDDLHVMDSACSEPGSCDFELDTCGWSSPTDDNPYGFAWGRKSGVPLAKYPGPEQDHTLGTKDGHYAYFDASVLGLGDTAAQLESQHLPAAADSCLRFWYHMDIPEHLPGVELRVRLHSAEGQRTVWSAAGHQGWGWLSSTVPVQSPSEFQIVFEIATRTWPIKGTIALDDIVYSAGTGCDASAAMAGKETKSSSSFVAEVVIGLLLALVVLAMVVAGGYYLLKRRGQASRTAAESSAPQGFDNITFQDDKVTISPLPKEGE from the exons GGGCCGCCCTTTCCGACGCCTCCACCGTGGtcaacagctgcagcagctcagccgaGCAGCTCTGCGACTTCGTGTGCGACTGCGGCGACTGCTCCGACGAGAACCAGTGTG GGTACCTCGGGACCTCGCTCGTGCTGGGCACCCCCTTCACCTGCGACTTCGAGGAAGGCGACTGTGGCTGGCGGGACGTGAGCGCCTCGGCTTACAGATGGGTGCTGGGCCGGGCCAGCCTGGCCGCGTGGGGCACGGGGCCCCACTCGGACCATACCGTGGGCACCGACCTGG GCTGGTTCATGGCTGCAGCGGACCCACCGGGAAAGACCTCGCCCACGGCCTGGCTCCGGTCGCCGGTGATGCGGGAAGCGGCTGCCACGTGCGAGATCCGGGCCTGGTATCACCTCTCGGGAAGCG GGCTCAACCGGACAGAGCAGCCGGTGCTGCGGCTGGCCCTGGAGGCTGGGGACGAGACCGTGGAGCTGTGGCAGAGCCCCGAGCAGGGAGGCGAGGGGTGGCACGAGCTGGTGGCCTACCCGGGCCGGACGGCGGGCTCCTTCCAG CTCACCTTCTCCGTGACGCCGTCGCCAGCGCGGGAGGCGCAGCTGGCGCTGGACGACATCACCTTCAGGAACTGCGGCCTGCCGCAGC AGCTGGCCGGGCAGGTGTGCGAGGCCGAGGAGAGCGCgtgccagcggggctcctgcgTGGCGTCCGACCGCTTCTGCGACGGCACCGACGACTGCGGGGACGGCTCCGACGAGGCGGCGCCGCAGTGCG AGTCGTTCACCGCGTGCACCTTCGAGCAAGGCCTGTGCCTGTGGGAGGCGGAGGCCGGGCCGGCGGCCTGGGAGAGGAACGCGAGCGTGAATCTGGGGGCCGCCTACGGCCTCCCCGCCCGCGACCACAGCAACGGCAGCCGCGAAG GTTGTTTCCTCCATGTCGGCGGCGTCGCTGGCGGGGTggccaggctgagcagtcccgATTTCCAGGCCACCAACTCCTGCTCG CTCGCGCTCTACTGCCATCTCCACGGCTCGGCCGCCAGCAACCTCAGCATTTATTACGTGACCGCCTCCGCCAAGGTGCTGCTGAGGGAGCGGACGGGCGAGCTGGGCGCCTCCTGGGTCCGGGAAAGAGTGGAGTTCGACGTGCCGGAGACCTTCAAG GTGCTGATCGAAGGGGTGGCCGGCGGCACGGGGACAGTGGCCCTCGACGACATGATCCTCTCcccaggctgcaagcaggagcagG AAAAGCCCCAGATAGCCCTGCCGGACCGGGACGCTGCAGGCCCGTGCGGAGCCGAGGAGTTTGCTTGTGACAGCGGGCAATGCATCGGTGCCGAGCTGGCCTGCGACTTCGCCGAGGGGTGCGCCGACGGCTCCGATGAGAAGCGCTGCG GAGCGACCACCTTcgaggagggggccgggggctggcATGACCTCAGTGTGGGCCAGCTGCGCTGGGGGGTGCAGACAGCCACTGCGTCCACGGGCAGCACCCTCGGGGAAGCAG GGGCTTTCCTGGCCCTCCAGAGCGGGGCAGGGCAAACGCTGACCGCTGCCAAGGCGCGCACTCCTCCGCTGGGCCCGTCCGGCCCGGCCTGCACCATGGAGATGAGCTACCGCATCTCCAGCGACCACCAAG GCTTCCTCGCCGTCCGTGTGGCCGATCACGGCACGGGCACGACCcagctggcctgggaggcgcGGGGACATGGCAGCACGGCCTGGCAGCACACCAGCATCCCGCTCGGGGAGAGAGCCAGGCCCTTCCAG GTGGAGCTGCTCGGGCAGGTAAATCCGCACGAGGCGGCGAGCGTGGCCATCGACAACGTGACTTTCGTGCACTGTGACCCCAGCGTCGCTCCGCCGCAGGCTGCAG AGGTGTCTTGCAACTTCGAGACGGACACGTGCGGCTGGTACCAGGATCAGCGCAGCGACTTCCGCTGGGTCCGAGGCgcggggcagggccagggccccGACCACACCACCGGCTCGG GGTACTTCCTTGCCATGgaccccgccgcgccgggcagccaTGGGCAGCAGACGCAGCTCATCACCTCCTACCAGGAGCCGGCCACCACGGCGAGCTGCCTCTCCTTCTGGTACCGCCTGGCCGGCCCGCAGATCG GCACCCTCAGCCTCAAGCTGAAGcacgaggaagaggaggaaacgGTGCTGTGGACCAAGAGGGGGGCccagggcagcgtgtggcaccgGGGCTTCGCCACGCTTAGCCCCGAGGGACAGCGCAAGTACCGG CTGGCCTTCGAGGCCCTGCGCGATGGCTTCGTGGGCGACGTGGGCCTGGACGACGTGACGCTGCGCGCAGGGTCCTGCGGCGCCCAGCGCTCCTGCTCCTTCGAGGCCGGCACCTGCGGGCTGGCGGCCAGCGGGGAGCTCACCTGGCTGCGGCAGAGCAACAGCACGGGTGCCACCGCCGGCCCTTCGGCCGACCACACCACCAGCACGGCCGCAG GCCATTACATGCTGGTTAACACCAGCAAGGGCTCCCTGCCCGCGGGGCGCGTGGCCGTGCTCACCTCCGAGCTGTACGAGCCCTCTGCGCAGACCCAGTGCCTGACCTTCTGGTACCAGCTGAGCGGCGCGACCCCAG GTTCCCTCAGCGTCTTCGTGGAGGAGAGCGGCATGCAGAGGAGGAAGCTCTTTGCCGTGAGCGCCATGCAGGGGAGCGCCTGGCACCACGGCCAGGTCACCATCCAGGCAGATGAAGACTGGAGG GCGATATTCGAGGCAGCGGGAGGCGGGGGCGACCATGCGTACATCGCGCTGGACGATCTGCACGTGATGGACAGTGCTTGCTCCGAACCAG GTTCTTGTGACTTTGAGCTGGACACATGCGGCTGGAGCAGCCCCACAGATGACAACCCGTATGGCTTCGCATGGGGCCGGAAGAGCGGAGTTCCCCTTGCCAAATACCCTGGCCCTGAGCAGGATCACACCCTGGGCACAAAGGATG GTCACTACGCGTACTTCGACGCCAGCGTGCTgggcctgggggacactgctgcccagctggagAGCCAgcacctgcctgcagctgccgACTCCTGCCTCCGCTTCTGGTACCACATGGACATCCCAGAGCACCTCC CTGGCGTGGAGCTGCGTGTGAGGCTGCACAGCGCCGAGGGGCAGCGCACGGTGTGGAGCGCGGCTGGgcaccagggctggggctggctgaGCAGCACGGTGCCCGTGCAGAGCCCCAGCGAGTTCCAG ATTGTCTTCGAGATTGCCACCAGGACGTGGCCAATAAAAGGGACCATCGCACTGGATGACATAGTGTACAGTGCTGGGACAGGCTGTGATGCCAGCGCAGCGATGGCGGGGAAAG AGACAAAGTCTTCCAGCAGCTTTGTGGCAGAGGTGGTGATCGGCCTTCTCCTGGCCCTCGTAGTCCTGGCCATGGTAGTGGCAGGAGGCTATTACTTGCTGAAGAGGAGGGGACAAGcaagcaggacagcagcagagagcagtgcCCCTCAGGGCTTTGACAACATCACTTTTCAAGAT GACAAGGTCACTATATCTCCACTGCCAAAGGAGGGGGAATGA
- the EDF1 gene encoding endothelial differentiation-related factor 1, giving the protein MGAGRGGRGEAAAQAAAAGGVGAMAESDWDTVTVLRKKGPSAAQAKSKQAILAAQRRGEDVETSKKWAAGQNKQHFITKNTAKLDRETEELHHDRVPLEVGKVIQQGRQSKGMTQKDLATKINEKPQVIADYESGRAIPNNQVMGKIERAIGLKLRGKDIGKPLETGPKGK; this is encoded by the exons atgggggcggggcggggcgggcgaggggaggcggcggcgcaggcggcggcggcaggcggggtCGGTGCCATGGCGGAGAGCGACTGGGACACGGTCACGGTGCTGCGCAAGAAGGGCCCGAGCGCGGCTCAGGCCAAGTCCAAGCAG GCGATCCTAGCAGCTCAGAGGCGAGGGGAGGATGTGGAGACCTCTAAGAAGT GGGCAGCAGGCCAAAACAAACAACACTTTATTACAAAGAACACAGCCAAGCTAGACCGAGAAACAGAAGAGCTGCACCATGACAGAGTTCCCCTGGAGGTGGGCAAAGTAATCCAGCAGGGTCGACAGAGCAAGGGCATGACGCAGAAGGACTTGGCCACA aaaattaatgaaaaaccACAAGTTATTGCTGACTACGAATCAGGAAGAGCAATCCCCAATAACCAGGTTATGGGCAAGATTGAAAGAGCCATTG GCCTTAAGCTGCGTGGGAAAGATATTGGAAAACCACTCGAAACTGGCCccaaagggaaatga
- the TRAF2 gene encoding TNF receptor-associated factor 2 isoform X3, which yields MAAANSTPPGSLDLNQPGFAKEILGTKLEVKYLCSECKNILRRPFQAQCGHRYCSYCLKKIISSGPQKCAICIQEGIYEEGISILETSSAFPDNAARREVESLPAICINDGCTWKGTIKEYESCHEGNCLFMLVECQACKGMIKLNEKERHSERECPERNLNCKYCKSLFYFPDIKAHDEVCPKFPLTCEGCGKKKIPREKFQDHVKTCGKCKVPCRFQVVGCAEMVENEKLSEHESKYLEEHLYMLQSFVLSLKTASGGLKHHPALSSSQSNSPLLAANALCSEPELSKSLELLGRCEALERKTVTFENIVCVLNREVERVSLTAEAYSRQHRLDQEKIETLSNKVRQLERSIGLKDLAMAEMEEKIRNLEASTYDGVFIWKITEFARKRQEAITGRSPAIFSPAFYTSKYGYKMCLRVYLNGDGTGRGTHLSLFFVVMKGPNDALLRWPFNQKVTLMLLDQNNREHIIDAFRPDVTSSSFQRPITEMNIASGCPLFCPVSMMEAKNSYVRDDAIFIKAIVDLTGL from the exons ATGGCAGCAGCAAACTCTACTCCGCCTGGCTCTTTGGATCTAAACCAGCCTGGATTTGCGAAGGAGATACTGGGCACTAAATTGGAGGTCAAATACCTCTGTTCAGAGTGCAAGAATATATTGAGGAGGCCATTTCAAGCTCAGTGTGGACATCGCTACTGTTCCTATTGTCTGAAGAAAATTATAAG TTCTGGACCTCAAAAGTGTGCCATCTGTATTCAGGAGGGAATATATGAAGAAGGAATTTCTATTTTAGAAACAAGCTCA gcTTTCCCAGACAATGCAGCTCGTCGGGAGGTAGAAAGTCTGCCTGCCATCTGTATTAACGATGGCTGCACTTGGAAGGGGACTATTAAAGAGTATGAG AGCTGCCATGAAGGGAACTGCCTGTTCATGCTGGTTGAGTGCCAGGCATGTAAGGGAATGATCAAACTGAATGAAAAGGAACGCCATTCTGAGCGCGAGTGCCCCGAGAGAAACCTCAACTGCAAATACTGCAAATCGCTTTTCTACTTTCCTGATATTAAG GCTCACGATGAAGTCTGCCCTAAATTTCCATTGACTTGCGAAGGCTGTGGGAAAAAGAAGATTCCACGAGAGAAG tTTCAGGACCATGTGAAGACTTGTGGCAAATGTAAAGTGCCCTGCAGATTTCAGGTTGTCGGATGTGCTGAGATG GTGGAAAATGAAAAGCTATCAGAACATGAAAGCAAGTACTTGGAGGAGCATCTGTATATGCTGCAGAGTTTTGTGCTGAGCCTCAAGACTGCATCTGGAGGCCTAAAGCATCATCCTGCCCTTTCCTCATCACAAAGCAACTCCCCACTACTGGCAGCAAATGCTCTGTGCTCTGAGCCAGAGCTCTCCAAGTCTCTGGAGCTCCTAGGAAGGTGTGAGGCCCTCGAGAGGAAAACGGTGACCTTTGAGAACATTGTCTGCGTGCTCAATCGAGAGGTGGAAAGAGTATCTCTAACAGCTGAAGCATATAGTCGGCAACATCGACTAGACCAGGAGAAAATCGAAACACTGAGTAACAAG GTTCGGCAGCTGGAAAGGAGCATTGGACTCAAAGATCTGGCCATGGCCGAGATGGAGGAAAAGATCCGCAACCTGGAAGCTTCCACCTACGATGGTGTTTTCATCTGGAAGATAACGGAATTTGCCAGGAAACGTCAGGAGGCGATAACAGGCCGCTCTCCCGCTATCTTCTCTCCAG CTTTCTACACAAGCAAGTATGGCTACAAGATGTGTCTGCGTGTTTATCTGAATGGGGACGGCACCGGGCGTGGGACCCATCTGTCTCTCTTCTTTGTGGTAATGAAAGGCCCCAATGATGCACTTCTGCGATGGCCCTTCAACCAGAAG GTGACCCTGATGCTTTTGGATCAGAACAACCGAGAGCACATTATCGATGCCTTCCGACCTGATGTGACATCCTCCTCCTTCCAGCGACCCATCACTGAAATGAACATTGCCAGTGGCTGCCCGCTCTTCTGCCCCGTCTCCATGATGGAAGCCAAGAATTCCTACGTACGTGATGACGCCATCTTTATTAAAGCCATTGTAGATCTCACGGGCCTCTAA